In Clostridium sp. SY8519, one genomic interval encodes:
- a CDS encoding ATP-binding protein: protein MKNEINAVLENMTTTIPEPEDYTGEDGLLYCGKCRKPKEAYFAPDKAAIFGRDRHPAECDCQRTAREEREAAEKRRRHLDTVEELKRRGFTDPTMRDWTFENDNGRNPQTGLARRYVEHWEDMRTDNIGCLFWGGVGTGKSYLAGCIANALMEKEIPVRMTNFALILNDLAASFEGRNEYISRLCRYPLLILDDFGMERGTEYGLEQVFNVIDSRYRSGKPLIVTTNLTLDDLHNPEDTAHSRIYDRLLSMCVPVRFTGDNFRQETAKRKMESMKKLITD, encoded by the coding sequence ATGAAGAATGAAATCAACGCGGTTTTGGAGAATATGACGACCACCATCCCGGAGCCGGAGGACTACACCGGCGAGGACGGTTTACTGTACTGCGGCAAGTGCCGCAAGCCGAAAGAAGCCTATTTTGCGCCGGATAAGGCCGCTATCTTCGGGCGCGACCGCCACCCGGCAGAGTGCGACTGCCAGAGAACCGCCCGCGAGGAACGGGAAGCCGCCGAAAAGCGGCGCAGACACCTTGACACCGTGGAAGAACTGAAACGCCGGGGCTTTACCGACCCCACCATGCGGGACTGGACTTTCGAGAACGACAACGGCAGGAACCCGCAGACCGGGCTTGCCCGCCGGTATGTGGAGCATTGGGAAGATATGCGGACAGACAATATCGGCTGCCTGTTCTGGGGCGGCGTAGGCACCGGCAAAAGCTACCTTGCAGGCTGTATCGCAAACGCCCTCATGGAGAAAGAAATCCCCGTCCGCATGACGAACTTTGCTCTTATCCTCAATGACCTTGCCGCCAGCTTTGAGGGGCGCAACGAGTACATTTCCCGCCTTTGTCGTTATCCGCTGCTGATCCTTGACGACTTCGGCATGGAACGCGGGACGGAATACGGGCTGGAACAGGTGTTCAATGTGATTGACAGCCGTTACCGCAGCGGCAAGCCGCTGATCGTCACGACCAACCTTACGCTGGACGACCTGCACAACCCGGAGGACACCGCCCATTCCCGGATTTATGACCGCCTGCTTTCCATGTGCGTCCCGGTACGCTTTACCGGCGACAACTTCCGGCAGGAAACCGCCAAGCGGAAAATGGAGAGCATGAAGAAACTGATTACCGACTGA
- a CDS encoding transposon-encoded TnpW family protein — MADNKQHDTRTTRRPDCVTEIRMGNSVLVVSGYFKKDTTTTAADKMARVLEAEAAATQEPTYPA, encoded by the coding sequence ATGGCAGATAACAAGCAGCACGACACCCGCACCACCCGCCGCCCTGACTGTGTGACGGAAATCCGCATGGGCAATTCCGTCCTTGTCGTGTCCGGCTATTTCAAGAAAGACACCACAACCACAGCCGCCGACAAAATGGCGCGGGTACTGGAAGCGGAAGCCGCTGCTACACAGGAGCCGACTTATCCGGCGTGA